From Parasphaerochaeta coccoides DSM 17374, a single genomic window includes:
- a CDS encoding ABC transporter permease — MTVVKHIVSMNDGRLERKARYFLLNHMLVVLLLLLVIVTAVVEPNSLSIGNITSILRRFGAPAFIALGLTFAIITGFIDLSIPGIVNFSAVLAIYLINPLGQVGALVVVLIFGLAAGMINGLLIIKSGGTTQAEGLFITFGMSQVWSAAAMLLSQGKTQQLRWCDRSYSLFTFLGSYKIGFVPIAMVVFVMVLILLNLLQKRTFAGRCMCLVGGNKTVARLSGIHVDRTILSAFMICGLMTVIGAVMLVGRVTTASPTVGSGFDTNAILAVVVGGTSLAGGKGNVFGTMLGVFLVILLANSMNLLGVSTHMQNVMNGAVLLLAIWADGRKTSQLK; from the coding sequence ATGACAGTAGTAAAGCACATAGTCAGCATGAATGATGGCAGGCTCGAAAGGAAAGCCAGATATTTCCTGCTTAATCACATGCTGGTAGTTCTCTTGTTGCTTCTTGTAATTGTTACCGCCGTCGTGGAGCCGAATTCTCTGAGCATCGGCAATATCACCAGCATCTTGAGACGTTTTGGCGCTCCTGCATTCATAGCGCTTGGACTGACTTTTGCCATCATCACTGGTTTCATTGATTTGTCCATTCCTGGCATAGTCAATTTTTCTGCGGTACTGGCTATCTATTTGATAAACCCATTGGGACAAGTGGGAGCATTAGTGGTGGTATTGATTTTCGGCTTGGCGGCAGGAATGATAAATGGATTGTTGATCATCAAGTCCGGGGGAACGACACAGGCGGAAGGGCTGTTCATAACATTCGGGATGTCGCAGGTTTGGTCCGCGGCAGCAATGTTGCTGAGCCAGGGCAAGACACAGCAGTTGAGATGGTGCGATCGAAGTTATTCTTTGTTTACTTTTCTAGGCAGCTACAAGATTGGTTTTGTTCCGATTGCCATGGTCGTATTCGTCATGGTGCTTATTTTGTTGAATCTTCTTCAGAAAAGAACCTTTGCCGGGCGTTGCATGTGTCTGGTCGGCGGAAACAAGACAGTTGCCAGGCTTTCCGGCATCCATGTGGACAGAACGATTCTCTCTGCGTTCATGATTTGTGGGTTGATGACCGTAATTGGCGCCGTGATGCTTGTGGGACGTGTGACGACAGCGTCCCCGACGGTAGGTAGTGGGTTTGATACCAATGCGATACTTGCTGTCGTTGTGGGTGGTACATCCTTGGCTGGTGGCAAGGGCAATGTGTTTGGGACTATGCTTGGCGTTTTTTTGGTAATTTTGCTTGCAAACAGCATGAATTTGCTTGGGGTCTCCACGCACATGCAGAATGTCATGAATGGTGCGGTTCTGCTTCTTGCCATCTGGGCGGATGGCCGGAAAACCAGCCAGCTCAAATAG
- a CDS encoding glycyl radical protein → MNHFGELHERTAIMRHRLLETQPTVCTERAIATTRAYKEHEMDQVVVKRAHMLDEALRGMSIYLDEGLLAGNQASADRAAPIFPEYAMDWVVDELDLFDKRDGDRFTISEENKQILRDMHPYWRGRTLKDKGYAAFPEDARLFYDLGIIKTEGNITSGDAHLAVDYGRVLREGLEGYRGRVLDAQAHLDLTSFDDLKKSYFYRAVLIVLDAVKAFAGRYADLAEISARTADPVRAGELSEMARILRKVPMKPADTFHEALQSLWLLHVVLQIESNGHSLSYGRLDQYCLPYYERSRREGMTEEEGCELLENLWLKTFTVNKIRSWSHTRFSAGSPLYQNVTVGGQTVDGNDAVNELSWLILRTVARCHMPQPNLTVRYHRNISHEFMSECIEVIRCGFGMPAFNNDEIIIPSFLEKGVAKEDAYNYSAIGCVEVAVPGKWGYRCTGMSFLNFPKTLMIALNDGVEINSGRKLYPGNGHFLQMESFDEVLAAWDVFIREFCRQAVILDSCADMVLEQEVPDILCSALTEDCIGRGKHLKEGGAVYDFISDLQVGIANLGDSLAAIKKCVYEDRSISRQELWNALLIDFAGEDGERIRQLLLAVPKYGNDDDYVDSLVVKGYESYIDELSKYKNTRHGRGPIGGCYYAGTSSISANVPQGAGTCATPDGRHAGEPLAEGCSPTHAVDVKGPTAVFKSVSKLPTHKITGGVLLNQKVSPSMLEKERDREKLMMLLRTFFNTLHGFHVQYNVVSRTTLLDAQIHPEKHRDLIVRVAGYSAFFNVLSRQTQDDIIARTEQVL, encoded by the coding sequence ATGAATCATTTCGGGGAATTGCATGAAAGAACCGCAATAATGCGTCACAGGTTGTTGGAAACACAACCTACAGTCTGTACCGAGCGTGCAATCGCTACCACAAGGGCCTATAAAGAACATGAAATGGATCAAGTGGTAGTGAAACGTGCCCATATGTTGGATGAAGCATTGAGGGGCATGTCCATTTATTTGGATGAAGGCTTGCTGGCGGGAAACCAGGCAAGCGCCGACCGTGCAGCCCCCATTTTCCCGGAATATGCCATGGACTGGGTAGTCGATGAACTGGACTTGTTCGATAAGCGGGACGGTGATCGATTCACTATTTCCGAGGAAAACAAGCAGATTCTAAGAGACATGCATCCCTATTGGAGAGGGCGCACCCTCAAGGACAAGGGATACGCGGCTTTTCCGGAGGATGCCCGATTGTTCTATGACCTTGGCATCATCAAGACCGAAGGGAACATTACTTCCGGTGATGCGCACCTTGCCGTGGATTATGGACGTGTACTCCGGGAAGGCTTGGAAGGGTATAGGGGACGGGTTCTTGATGCTCAAGCACATTTGGATTTAACGAGTTTCGATGATTTGAAAAAGAGCTATTTCTACCGTGCGGTTCTGATTGTCTTGGATGCGGTCAAAGCATTTGCCGGACGTTATGCGGACTTGGCGGAAATTTCAGCCAGGACCGCAGATCCTGTCCGGGCGGGGGAATTGAGTGAAATGGCAAGGATCTTGAGAAAGGTTCCCATGAAACCCGCGGATACTTTCCATGAAGCATTGCAAAGCCTGTGGCTTTTGCATGTTGTTCTTCAAATCGAGTCCAATGGTCATTCGCTTTCCTATGGAAGATTGGATCAATACTGTCTTCCGTATTATGAAAGAAGCCGGCGAGAAGGGATGACGGAGGAAGAGGGATGTGAATTGCTGGAAAATCTGTGGCTCAAGACCTTTACGGTCAATAAGATTCGTAGTTGGTCGCACACTCGTTTTTCTGCTGGCAGCCCATTGTACCAGAATGTAACAGTCGGCGGGCAGACCGTTGATGGAAATGATGCCGTCAACGAGTTGAGCTGGTTGATTTTGAGGACTGTCGCCCGTTGTCATATGCCTCAACCGAACCTTACTGTGCGCTATCACAGAAATATCAGCCACGAGTTCATGTCAGAATGCATTGAAGTCATTCGTTGCGGTTTCGGCATGCCAGCATTTAACAATGATGAAATCATCATCCCTTCTTTTTTGGAAAAAGGTGTCGCTAAAGAGGATGCATACAACTATAGTGCCATAGGATGCGTTGAAGTCGCGGTTCCAGGCAAGTGGGGATACCGGTGTACTGGCATGAGTTTTCTGAATTTCCCCAAAACGCTGATGATTGCTTTGAACGATGGAGTTGAAATCAACAGCGGTCGGAAGCTGTACCCAGGAAATGGACATTTTCTTCAGATGGAATCATTTGATGAAGTATTGGCAGCCTGGGATGTCTTTATCCGCGAGTTCTGTCGTCAGGCTGTGATTCTGGATTCCTGCGCGGACATGGTATTGGAACAGGAGGTTCCGGATATCCTTTGTTCTGCATTGACCGAGGATTGCATCGGACGGGGAAAGCACTTGAAGGAAGGTGGAGCCGTCTATGATTTCATCAGTGACCTTCAAGTCGGGATTGCTAATTTAGGAGATTCCCTTGCCGCCATAAAAAAATGTGTTTATGAAGACCGGAGCATTTCCCGACAGGAATTGTGGAATGCTCTGCTTATCGATTTTGCCGGAGAGGACGGAGAACGGATCAGGCAGCTTCTGTTGGCTGTTCCGAAATATGGCAATGATGATGACTATGTTGATTCTCTTGTGGTCAAAGGCTATGAAAGCTATATTGATGAATTGTCGAAATACAAGAACACCCGTCATGGCCGAGGACCGATAGGAGGATGCTACTATGCGGGCACCTCGTCAATTTCCGCGAATGTCCCCCAGGGCGCGGGGACGTGCGCGACTCCTGATGGCCGTCACGCCGGAGAGCCTCTCGCGGAAGGCTGCTCCCCGACTCATGCCGTGGATGTCAAGGGGCCTACCGCGGTATTTAAATCGGTGTCGAAACTTCCGACACATAAAATTACTGGCGGGGTGTTGCTGAACCAGAAAGTTTCCCCATCCATGTTGGAGAAGGAACGGGACAGGGAGAAGTTGATGATGCTGTTGCGAACTTTCTTCAATACTTTGCATGGCTTCCATGTGCAGTATAATGTGGTATCGCGCACTACGTTGCTGGATGCCCAGATTCATCCGGAAAAGCACCGGGATCTGATTGTCCGGGTTGCTGGTTATTCTGCATTCTTCAACGTGCTTTCCCGACAAACCCAGGACGATATCATTGCCCGGACTGAGCAGGTGTTATGA
- a CDS encoding ABC transporter permease, translating to MRIEANPSMVQEKVIDSGKFLYEHKAIAGIVFLYALAFLYNLNGNSGFFSSYSQTLILIKATVNIIVACGVTFAVMTRSIDLSIGGVLALSGVLVIKFMNIMPVWLAILLTVLIGVIVGFINGFLIVHQNLEGFIVTLGMGILLKGVALQLTDAHPISARLSFNELADGRQLVFGLARIPNMVIIMLVIVVISSLILRYTQFGRNVYAIGGNYSVAKYSGIPVVRQKWICFGISAGLTAIAGIVNSSHLGAGNANYGDMTAMIVNCAVVVGGTSMAGGIGGVWQSAIGVLFFAVMEFSLNIMVRNSYVIMLIQGMVIVLILFGDSFGNKKRRERV from the coding sequence ATGAGAATTGAGGCAAATCCATCCATGGTACAAGAAAAGGTCATTGATTCCGGCAAGTTTTTGTATGAGCATAAAGCTATTGCAGGCATTGTGTTTTTGTACGCGCTCGCGTTCCTGTACAATCTGAATGGGAATTCTGGTTTTTTCTCAAGTTATTCCCAGACGTTGATATTGATCAAAGCGACGGTCAATATCATCGTGGCCTGTGGTGTAACCTTTGCCGTGATGACACGCTCCATTGATCTTTCAATTGGAGGGGTGTTGGCTTTGTCTGGTGTGCTGGTAATCAAATTCATGAATATCATGCCAGTTTGGCTGGCGATACTGCTTACTGTTCTCATTGGAGTCATTGTCGGTTTTATCAATGGCTTTCTGATTGTCCATCAAAATCTTGAAGGTTTCATTGTCACTCTGGGAATGGGCATCCTGCTCAAAGGTGTCGCTCTCCAGCTTACTGACGCCCACCCCATTTCTGCCCGCCTTTCTTTCAATGAGTTAGCGGATGGCAGACAACTGGTCTTTGGTTTGGCAAGAATACCCAATATGGTAATCATCATGCTGGTGATTGTGGTGATTTCCAGCCTGATTCTTCGTTATACGCAGTTTGGGCGTAACGTCTATGCAATTGGCGGCAATTATTCCGTAGCGAAGTACTCCGGTATTCCGGTTGTCCGTCAGAAATGGATTTGTTTCGGTATTTCCGCAGGACTGACCGCTATTGCGGGAATCGTCAATTCTTCTCATTTAGGTGCTGGTAATGCAAACTATGGCGATATGACAGCAATGATTGTGAACTGTGCAGTGGTAGTCGGGGGAACATCCATGGCAGGAGGCATTGGCGGAGTCTGGCAATCAGCAATCGGGGTTTTGTTTTTTGCGGTAATGGAATTCTCTTTGAACATAATGGTTCGGAATTCTTATGTGATAATGCTTATCCAGGGAATGGTGATTGTCTTGATCTTATTTGGAGACAGTTTCGGAAACAAGAAGCGTCGGGAGCGAGTCTGA
- a CDS encoding sugar ABC transporter substrate-binding protein, with amino-acid sequence MKKVIVITFVLLLCLVGVAFAGGNKEAAGSQGTGKPLRAVWCSAMNNESQPFAYKMFKKYMAQYNIEISVLDDQGDAAKQAANVAQAVAANYQWIIVNPTDAAGIVTAFKAAKEARPNIIISTYSSDVPDDAERYRDFFVGMDDATAGAVAANAFIEKFPNGGNIVEIGGQAGHNAQILRHDGFISVMKDHPEFKILDIQNTEHWATDEAQSIMEDFITKYGKKIDAVFVHWDNGATGVISAVQAAGLNGIVIVGVDGCKAGFDQVREGTQYATIMNNFETQSIASLELVSKLLAGEKVASNNYAEMDIVTLANINEFTTPEW; translated from the coding sequence ATGAAAAAGGTAATCGTAATCACATTTGTATTGTTGCTGTGTCTGGTTGGAGTTGCATTTGCTGGCGGGAACAAGGAAGCCGCCGGTTCTCAAGGAACAGGCAAGCCTCTCCGCGCTGTTTGGTGTTCGGCTATGAACAATGAGTCCCAGCCGTTCGCTTATAAAATGTTCAAAAAGTATATGGCTCAATACAACATTGAGATTTCTGTCTTGGATGATCAGGGTGATGCCGCCAAGCAAGCAGCGAACGTCGCCCAGGCTGTAGCAGCGAATTACCAGTGGATCATCGTCAATCCTACCGATGCCGCTGGTATCGTGACTGCTTTCAAGGCTGCCAAGGAAGCTCGGCCAAACATTATCATTTCTACGTATTCATCTGATGTCCCCGACGACGCGGAACGGTATCGTGATTTCTTTGTCGGCATGGATGATGCCACTGCCGGTGCCGTTGCTGCCAATGCATTCATTGAAAAGTTTCCCAATGGAGGCAACATAGTCGAGATAGGAGGACAGGCTGGTCATAATGCACAGATTCTTAGGCATGATGGTTTCATATCTGTCATGAAGGATCATCCGGAATTCAAGATCCTCGATATTCAGAACACCGAACATTGGGCGACTGACGAAGCTCAATCTATCATGGAAGATTTCATTACCAAATACGGTAAGAAAATTGATGCGGTTTTCGTTCATTGGGATAACGGCGCGACAGGTGTGATTTCCGCAGTGCAAGCTGCTGGCTTAAACGGGATTGTAATCGTTGGCGTCGACGGGTGCAAGGCTGGTTTTGACCAGGTCAGGGAAGGTACCCAATATGCAACGATCATGAATAACTTTGAGACTCAGAGCATTGCTTCCCTGGAACTTGTTTCAAAACTTCTGGCTGGTGAAAAAGTCGCTTCCAATAACTATGCGGAAATGGATATCGTCACACTGGCGAACATCAATGAATTCACGACTCCTGAATGGTAG
- a CDS encoding sugar ABC transporter ATP-binding protein yields the protein MDNKYILTVSNVNKAFPGVKALDDVSIQVKQGEVHGIVGENGAGKSTLMKILSGVYAKDSGTIIFDGESIEKSTPFDSLRRGISIIYQEFNLVETMSVGENIFMGRFKEMSGMRGTHKRAAKLIEDIGSRINSHTLVKNLSTAEKQMVEIAKALSFNSKLIIMDEPSSSLTNDDLKQLFQIVKLLVSQGISVIYISHKLDEVFELCDTVTIMCDGRVIDSKPASELTRAEMIMKMVGRAIENEFPERPRCVGAPLLHVAGLNTRKLHDVSFTLNKGEILGLVGLVGAGRTEIARSLFGADKVRSAEFVLEGERISIKKPHDAIQHGIGFVPEDRKQQGLILPFSVETNISIACLKNLCRGLFRFVSQSKERECSKREIENLRIKTSSADTRVVTLSGGNQQKIIIGRWLEMHPMILILDEPTRGIDIGAKYEIYMLMKKIVEAGGSIILISSEFPEVLNLSNRVLTICDGKVTGEFDPEVASGNEIMDKVMG from the coding sequence ATGGACAATAAGTATATCCTTACTGTGTCAAATGTTAATAAAGCATTTCCTGGCGTCAAAGCCCTGGATGATGTTTCAATACAAGTCAAACAAGGCGAGGTGCATGGTATTGTAGGTGAGAACGGAGCTGGAAAATCTACGTTGATGAAGATTCTCTCCGGAGTATATGCCAAGGACAGCGGGACGATTATCTTTGATGGCGAATCCATTGAGAAGTCAACGCCATTTGATTCTTTGCGTAGAGGCATAAGCATCATTTACCAAGAGTTCAACTTAGTGGAAACCATGAGTGTCGGTGAAAACATTTTCATGGGTCGGTTCAAAGAAATGAGCGGTATGCGGGGAACGCACAAAAGAGCGGCAAAACTCATAGAAGATATCGGAAGCCGGATCAACTCCCATACATTGGTCAAGAATCTTTCTACTGCTGAGAAGCAGATGGTGGAGATTGCAAAAGCATTATCGTTCAATTCCAAGTTGATTATCATGGACGAGCCATCAAGCTCCTTGACGAATGATGACTTGAAACAGTTGTTTCAGATTGTGAAATTGCTTGTTTCGCAGGGAATTTCGGTGATCTATATCAGCCATAAGCTTGATGAAGTATTTGAGCTTTGTGATACCGTCACAATCATGTGCGATGGCCGCGTCATTGATAGCAAGCCGGCATCGGAACTGACACGTGCGGAGATGATCATGAAGATGGTCGGTCGAGCGATAGAGAACGAGTTTCCCGAACGTCCGCGATGTGTCGGAGCTCCTCTGTTGCATGTCGCTGGTTTGAACACGCGAAAACTGCATGATGTATCTTTTACCTTGAACAAAGGAGAGATACTGGGTCTGGTCGGACTTGTCGGGGCCGGCAGGACGGAGATTGCCCGCTCTTTATTTGGAGCTGACAAAGTACGTTCTGCTGAGTTTGTCTTGGAAGGGGAGAGGATTTCCATTAAGAAGCCCCACGACGCTATCCAGCATGGAATTGGTTTTGTCCCGGAAGATCGGAAGCAACAGGGACTTATTCTTCCTTTTTCAGTTGAAACCAACATTTCCATAGCATGTTTGAAGAATTTGTGCCGAGGCTTGTTCCGATTTGTCAGTCAGTCAAAGGAACGAGAATGTTCCAAACGGGAGATTGAAAACTTACGTATCAAGACTTCAAGCGCAGATACCAGGGTCGTAACTCTTTCTGGAGGGAATCAACAGAAAATCATTATTGGCAGGTGGCTGGAGATGCATCCTATGATCCTGATATTGGATGAACCGACACGGGGAATCGACATTGGGGCGAAATACGAAATTTATATGCTCATGAAGAAAATAGTGGAGGCCGGTGGTTCCATCATCCTGATTTCTTCTGAATTTCCTGAAGTTCTGAATCTGAGCAATCGTGTCTTGACGATATGTGACGGAAAGGTGACTGGTGAATTTGACCCTGAAGTGGCATCTGGCAATGAAATCATGGACAAGGTAATGGGATGA
- a CDS encoding DeoR/GlpR family DNA-binding transcription regulator, with the protein MTERKLMIIKLISERGAIEVTELARELGMSAVTIRKDLDQLEQEGLLVRHHGYAVPVSSDDIRYRMTFNYEVKQKIAKMAAGLVKNGESVMIESGSTCAMLAYELAKSRKDVMIITNSAFIADFIRRCAAVRITLLGGYYDHDAQVMSGPLTRLCAQQFSVDKFFMGTDGYEVGQGFSNVDLQRAETVRAMAGSAKHNIIVADSSKFNKRGVVSLMRADEVSYVVTDFVPENCHSDLERNGVKILLT; encoded by the coding sequence ATGACAGAAAGAAAGTTAATGATCATCAAGTTGATAAGCGAACGTGGGGCAATAGAAGTGACGGAACTCGCTCGTGAGCTTGGAATGTCTGCCGTTACTATCCGAAAGGATTTGGATCAACTTGAGCAAGAAGGACTACTGGTTCGGCACCATGGATATGCCGTACCGGTGTCTTCCGATGATATCCGTTATCGCATGACTTTTAATTATGAAGTTAAACAAAAGATTGCGAAAATGGCGGCTGGTTTAGTCAAGAACGGGGAATCTGTCATGATTGAATCAGGCTCTACGTGCGCAATGCTGGCATATGAGCTGGCAAAGAGCCGAAAAGATGTGATGATCATCACCAACTCCGCGTTTATTGCGGATTTCATACGACGGTGTGCTGCCGTCCGAATCACTCTGCTTGGGGGATATTATGATCATGATGCGCAAGTAATGTCCGGTCCTTTGACCCGGCTTTGTGCGCAGCAGTTCAGCGTGGATAAATTTTTCATGGGTACAGATGGCTATGAAGTGGGGCAAGGGTTTTCAAATGTTGATTTGCAACGGGCTGAAACTGTCCGCGCCATGGCGGGTAGCGCCAAACATAACATAATAGTGGCGGATTCTTCCAAGTTCAACAAAAGGGGCGTTGTATCGTTGATGCGTGCTGACGAGGTTTCGTATGTCGTGACGGACTTTGTCCCTGAGAATTGTCACAGTGATCTTGAACGCAATGGAGTAAAGATACTTCTTACGTGA
- a CDS encoding ROK family protein — translation MGQRNVIGIDVGGTKIAYGLFDEHGILLNRSQYPTDIKADGPSLCDSLIETVTAFVKENGLSFKHIDGIGICLPSYVKFDEGFVCMTTAIIGMHDFPMREYLETRLPVRIVLDNDSNAAALAEHRHGAGKGSRHMVYVATSTGVGSGIIIEGKLFRGSYGWAGECGHMLATPDEGVLCGCENKGCFMSYVGGRFAPDHVKLNLEKGIPSTLSSCDQIDCEAILKAYENGDCLAGKMVESMAHWLAVCVYNVYQLLNINLFVFGGGLVHFGNALFGRMRKEFNRFDHLGYPVEFKFAELGKDCGIVGAAELVRE, via the coding sequence ATGGGACAAAGGAATGTCATTGGAATTGATGTCGGCGGTACAAAGATTGCCTACGGCTTGTTCGATGAACACGGCATATTATTGAATCGTTCGCAATATCCGACCGATATCAAGGCCGACGGACCGTCGTTATGTGATTCTCTCATAGAAACCGTCACGGCATTTGTCAAGGAAAACGGCCTGAGCTTTAAGCACATTGATGGAATCGGAATCTGTCTTCCTTCATATGTGAAGTTTGATGAAGGCTTCGTGTGTATGACAACGGCAATCATCGGCATGCATGATTTCCCCATGCGGGAGTACCTTGAAACCCGTCTGCCGGTTCGCATCGTACTGGATAATGATTCTAACGCCGCTGCATTGGCAGAACATCGGCACGGAGCGGGAAAGGGAAGCAGACATATGGTATATGTGGCGACTTCCACAGGCGTAGGCAGCGGCATCATCATTGAAGGCAAACTGTTCCGGGGAAGTTATGGATGGGCAGGGGAATGTGGACATATGCTGGCTACTCCTGATGAAGGCGTGCTGTGTGGATGTGAGAACAAAGGATGCTTCATGTCATATGTAGGGGGACGGTTTGCCCCCGATCACGTCAAACTCAACCTTGAAAAAGGCATTCCCAGTACTTTGTCTTCCTGTGACCAGATAGATTGTGAAGCTATTCTCAAGGCATATGAAAATGGTGACTGCCTTGCGGGGAAAATGGTTGAATCCATGGCACATTGGTTGGCGGTATGTGTCTACAATGTTTATCAATTACTGAATATAAACCTGTTCGTGTTCGGAGGCGGCCTCGTTCATTTTGGCAATGCCCTTTTCGGGAGAATGCGCAAAGAATTTAACAGGTTCGACCATCTGGGGTATCCCGTAGAATTTAAATTTGCTGAATTAGGTAAGGATTGCGGCATCGTGGGTGCTGCTGAATTGGTGAGGGAGTAA